The sequence GCAAATGGGGCGGGCCTATGTTTAATGAATAAATAATTAAGACGCGCTAAATTAGACGGCCCAGGCACATGCCTTGTAACGCCCTGGGACACTAATTTAGAGGCCACTGGACGCGTCTCTCCTTGTTGTCATTGGGGTCCCTCCATTCGGTGGGCTTAGTATCTCGGGAGGATGGGGCggggagggggagaaaGAGTATGAATGAATGAAACAAGAATGAACAGTCCATGTATTCCAAACGTCTTCTCTATAAGCAACACTGCCTTCCGTAAGTCTTTCCCACCGCAAATATATCACTCAACTTACCACGTAGTGCCCCAATACAGGAAGATGAGCACCATGTGCGACTCATTCTCCTTCGCGCAAGAAATGCCAGTTCTCGATGTTTCACCAACCATCCCAAACATGGTCCTCCCAGGCTGGGGTGACAAAGAGGAGGATCAACAGGTCTACTTCTTGCCAGATATGCCTGGCAACAAGAAGCCAGATACCGCTCGTAGTTGCACAAACTTTACTACAGATATGGATCTTGGCAGCCTCATTGCTCAAGACGCGTTTCCCTCTTTCATTCTGGATGTCATTGAGGTTGGATCGGTCCATGCAGGTACCAAGGCGAGAGAGACCAGATTGGGTGagcttcctccttcccaaACTGCCGCCGTTCACCCAACTAACATAATCAGCTCGATCGCAACAGTCAAGGTCTGCCTCTGATGGAGCATGGCAGCCGTACAACAAAAGCTCTTTTACCCAGCGCCGAACATCCTTAGACGTCATTCCTTCTCGACCTCCTCTCAATTTTGCGCACACGGCACCATCAGATTTGCCAGGCTATTCTTCAATGGCAAGAGGCGCGTCTCTTACCACAGCACCTACCGAGGCTCCTTCTACCCTCTCAAAATCTCAGCCTCCTGTATTGCCCATTGCTCCGCGACGAAGGTCCACCGTCTTAACTTCCTCTTCCGAGCGATACCGAGCTCTTCGGAACCCAACAACAACCACCTGTCGCGCAGCGATGCCCCTTCGTTCGATTCCCGAGACACCTAAAGATCTCGATGTGGCTCCTGAAGGCAGCTGGGCTCTCCGAAATCGGTCTAGGGGATCCTCCACACTTTGGCGGTCAAGATCTGCACCCAACCTAAAGGTCTCTAAACGACCGGTCGAAACTGGAAAGTTGAAAAGATCTTTGTCTGGTTCGGACAGAGGAGAAGGCTCTGATTTGCAAAAGAGGTACCTCTCCCTCGCTCTGCAGATACGTCGTGGTTCAGCTCCACTCGGCACTTGCCTTGCATTCCGCAACGCACCCGTCCCGTCTCTTCCCAAAACACGCACAcgctcttcctcttcctctcttgTACGCTCCCCTCGCACCCAGTCGCTTGACAAGATTGCACCTCCAAAAGCTACCAATATTCAGAACTCTCTCCAGTGTTCAGATATCCATTGGCAGCCGTTAGCAATTCGACCCAAAAGGTCTTGTTCGGAACCTGTCCCAGCGATCATCACTCCACGTCCCGAAACTCCCACATCGTCTACTATGCAGGACCTTGGGATGATGTCAGACGCATCGGCAGCACCCACTCCTTCCGGGCCGCCAAAATCATGCCAACGAATTATCTGTGCCGAGAAtaaggaagagagaaatCAGGTCATCAACGCTCCTCCCGAGTGCGCATCGCCTTGTTTTCTTACACCGAACAGCGATATCCTCGATTTTAGCTCTCTCATGAcggagagagaaaaggaggaagaggacgtGGAAGACGTTTGGCAAGCTGTGGCTGAGGCAGAAAAATGGGCATGGCCTGAACCTCCTTCCAAGTGTCTCACTCCTCGAATCTCGGTCACTTCCCTCACCAACAAGCCATTTCAGCCAGAGCCAATCGTTTATGACAGTAGTAATGATACAACCCCCAAAGCTTCAAGATCAATCTATCGGGCGACGAATGGCGCAGATTTATCAAAGATCGAGTTGAGGTTGGATTTGGTGCTTATGGAGAAAGGTGAGGTAAAAAAATTCACGTCGTGGACAAAAAGTATGAGGAGAAAACTGCAACCATAGTCATAGCTGTAGAATGGTGCTATCTTGTATCCTATAGAATCGTATTATATTACCGTAAATCACGTTTATCCAAGCATAATTCGTTATACATACGTTGTCATGTATCAAGTCACATATTCAACTCGGCTTACTCGAGAAATTTTGACAGGTTGCAAGATATTTTATACGTCTCACCATAATTCGGTAGCTACACGCACAAACATATATCCAACTCTATAAGACACCCATGCACTTTCTCCGTTTCTCACAAGTTACTTTGTTTAATGCACTTTTCCCACATGCAACATCCCTTCTCTTATCCCTTAATTGTTCTTGTTTGGTGCAGGTCGCCATATATATTATTACCCAGACTTTGCTTCCGGAACGCTCGTTCTGTTTCATTATTGCCAGGTTTATTCCAATCGCTAAAtaaaggaaaaagaaaaaaaaattaaAACCAAGACGAAAATTTATCGGTATTTATCAGGGATGGGGGGAACAGGAGGAATAGTTGAACCAGAAAGGTTAATGCTCATCGGAGGACCGAATGCGATCCCTGGCTTCTGTTGAAACTGCTGATAAGAGGATGGCTGCTGGTTCTGGCTGTTGCCATTCTCAGGAGAGTTTTGGTTTTGGCGATTTACAGAAAGTTGCTATACCACCCCATCAGTACTATATAAAATACAGAAACAAAAGGGGAAACAAACCTCGTAATAAGCAAAATCTTGCAATAGACTAGTCTTGCTCCTGGTTTGGTAATCCAAAAAGATTTGTAGGACCTCTGTGCCAGCTTCGTAGGGTAATTCTTGAGTGTCGCGTGAGTTGGTGATAGGTTTGCATTCGGGAGTGTTGGTCAGCCGGATGTGTCGAAGAGCACTACAGCAGGTATAAGCAAGAAGCATGATAACTGTAGAGCAATAGAACGTACGATGAGGGAACATCACGGACAAAGATCCACTTGACTTCAAAGATGCCCTTCCACTTGTCCTGGGCCCATACCTTGGACGTCTTTGTCTCATCCACACTAGTAGGCGGTCAGTCCTATGTATGACTTGACGAGATGATCCAGATGCAGGCTCACGGCGTTATCATTTCAGCTACACCACAGAAATGTCTAGACCCATTGACGCTGAAGAACAAGTATACTGGACCCTTGTTTGCCGTTTCTCTAAAAGCAGCATCCAGACGTTTATTGCCGAGGACGGTCGAAGACCAAATCTCGTGTTTGAGTGATTTCTGaacatcctcctcctgctctACTCATCAGCTGCCTGTCCTGTTTCCCGTTGTATAGTGAACACTTACAGTGTAAGATTTGATAACGAAGAACCTGGCATTCTGGGGTTGGCAGTTGAATGTGGCGGGATTTAACCCCTTCTTTCTGGCCAACTCGATGACTTCCCTATCCTGCGCACCTATACCGTGGCCAGACGGGGCAGCCGTATTAGGTGGTGAGGGGAACACTTGACCAGGATGGCCAGGGGCAAATTGACCAAATCCGTTTGCTCCCATCTGCGTGAAACCCATGTTCATCCCCATCGGGAAACTCATGTTCAATGGGCCCATACTCATTGGCATTCCCATAGGCATGCCAGTCATACCCATCGCACCCATTTGAGGCATGCCCATCTGTCCCACTGGGGGTTTTAAACCCATATTGAATCCATTGCCAAAGGGCATGTTATAAGCCCCATACGGGAACCCTTGAGTCTCATTCTGGCGCCTCCGTTCACCCCAACCAAGAGCACTGGAGGAGCGAGACATCACATTGCCCACCATGGGCATTGAATCACCTCCCACGAGCTTGTTCACCCAGCTAGGTTCTTCCGCACCAGAGTTCATCCTCTGGAGGCCTTGGCGA comes from Cryptococcus gattii WM276 chromosome G, complete sequence and encodes:
- a CDS encoding Hypothetical protein (Similar to TIGR gene model, INSD accession AAW44621.1; CNG02650) yields the protein MVLPGWGDKEEDQQVYFLPDMPGNKKPDTARSCTNFTTDMDLGSLIAQDAFPSFILDVIEVGSVHAGTKARETRLARSQQSRSASDGAWQPYNKSSFTQRRTSLDVIPSRPPLNFAHTAPSDLPGYSSMARGASLTTAPTEAPSTLSKSQPPVLPIAPRRRSTVLTSSSERYRALRNPTTTTCRAAMPLRSIPETPKDLDVAPEGSWALRNRSRGSSTLWRSRSAPNLKVSKRPVETGKLKRSLSGSDRGEGSDLQKRYLSLALQIRRGSAPLGTCLAFRNAPVPSLPKTRTRSSSSSLVRSPRTQSLDKIAPPKATNIQNSLQCSDIHWQPLAIRPKRSCSEPVPAIITPRPETPTSSTMQDLGMMSDASAAPTPSGPPKSCQRIICAENKEERNQVINAPPECASPCFLTPNSDILDFSSLMTEREKEEEDVEDVWQAVAEAEKWAWPEPPSKCLTPRISVTSLTNKPFQPEPIVYDSSNDTTPKASRSIYRATNGADLSKIELRLDLVLMEKGEVKKFTSWTKSMRRKLQP